From Rutidosis leptorrhynchoides isolate AG116_Rl617_1_P2 chromosome 3, CSIRO_AGI_Rlap_v1, whole genome shotgun sequence, a single genomic window includes:
- the LOC139902276 gene encoding scarecrow-like protein 14 — MLPQGTSLHVTVENANCTEIIDYFDGVFNYLNTMLMEEEDLANKPCMFIDSLALQATEASFYNVLVDSNCHSDESERMKEYDTALLCEELTRLWLHKPCTVFARVIVSANVKKKRRKGVVEMVDLPELLIRCGEKMASNDTPEAIQILKTIRKHSSPNGNSSKRMAHYFANAIEARLGGGGLKLYQASTNTSAAQILRSYKAYIKACPFHRMSNVLANKSIGKLAHDRDKIHIIDFGILYGFQWPCIIQGLSLRPGGPPQLQITGIDFPQPGPRPAERVEDTGCRLIEYAKRFNVNIKYKSIAKNWEDVCIEDLEIDHEEMLVVNSMYRMRNVLDETVMESRPRDAVLGFIRKLNPDVFVHGVLNGTYNVNYFDTRFKEAVFHFTTLFDMLEATAAPGEDLNRELYEREVYGRDIINVVACEGKSRVERPEPYRSWGTRNMKAGFVQMALDSDLVDEVITKVENKYHKDFMVYQDKNWMLQGWKGKVLYALSLWKPAT, encoded by the coding sequence ATGTTACCTCAGGGTACTAGTCTTCATGTAACCGTAGAGAACGCAAATTGTACAGAGATAATCGATTACTTTGATGGCGTGTTCAACTACTTAAACACAATGCTAATGGAAGAAGAAGATCTAGCAAACAAGCCGTGTATGTTTATCGATAGTTTGGCTCTACAAGCTACCGAGGCATCGTTTTATAACGTTCTAGTAGATAGTAATTGTCACTCGGACGAAAGTGAACGAATGAAAGAATACGATACCGCACTTCTTTGCGAAGAATTAACCCGTCTATGGCTACACAAGCCATGTACGGTTTTCGCACGTGTGATCGTTAGTGCTAACGTGAAGAAAAAGCGGAGAAAAGGCGTTGTGGAGATGGTTGATTTGCCCGAACTCTTGATAAGGTGTGGCGAAAAGATGGCTAGTAATGATACACCCGAAGCAATTCAAATATTGAAGACGATACGAAAACACTCGTCTCCTAATGGGAATTCGTCTAAACGGATGGCTCATTACTTTGCAAATGCGATCGAGGCACGCTTAGGTGGCGGTGGTTTGAAACTATACCAGGCGTCTACAAACACATCCGCAGCTCAAATATTGAGGTCGTATAAGGCGTATATCAAGGCATGCCCGTTTCACCGTATGTCGAATGTATTGGCAAATAAGTCCATTGGGAAGCTAGCACATGATAGAGATAAGATACATATAATCGATTTCGGTATCTTATATGGATTTCAATGGCCATGTATCATACAGGGTTTATCACTGAGGCCCGGTGGGCCTCCACAGTTACAAATAACTGGGATTGATTTTCCACAACCCGGTCCTCGACCGGCAGAGAGGGTCGAGGACACTGGTTGTCGATTGATTGAGTATGCTAAAAGATTTAATGTCAATATAAAGTACAAATCAATTGCTAAAAATTGGGAAGACGTTTGTATTGAGGATTTGGAGATCGATCACGAGGAGATGCTTGTAGTGAATAGTATGTATCGGATGAGGAACGTGCTCGATGAGACAGTGATGGAGAGTCGTCCGAGGGACGCAGTTCTTGGTTTTATTCGTAAGTTAAACCCCGATGTTTTTGTGCACGGGGTATTGAATGGGACATACAACGTAAATTACTTCGATACAAGGTTCAAAGAAGCGGTTTTTCACTTTACAACGCTTTTTGATATGTTGGAGGCGACTGCGGCCCCGGGTGAAGACCTAAACCGGGAATTGTATGAACGGGAGGTGTATGGGAGGGACATTATAAACGTTGTGGCGTGTGAAGGGAAGAGTCGGGTCGAAAGGCCTGAACCGTATAGAAGTTGGGGAACAAGGAACATGAAAGCCGGGTTTGTACAAATGGCGTTGGACTCAGATCTTGTGGATGAAGTAATAACCAAAGTAGAAAACAAGTATCATAAAGATTTTATGGTGTATCAAGATAAAAACTGGATGTTGCAAGGGTGGAAGGGGAAGGTCCTTTATGCACTCTCTTTATGGAAGCCTGCAACTTGA
- the LOC139898941 gene encoding uncharacterized protein, which yields MAKRELSTTLKNLKFMQRGANKEEKTKKEEQVIIPDGNFPSFITSKKCMVIMEGDPSPGAIRGRMSFQSFNPVIDKLNEPRNIDDGATCSGDQGVKISNRENDEPVSLNSNKSSGDLKRKQVEDTTEVQLHDKSPNVIEGSRSSSLNNGRKSSHNPHKRGKLDFNVLRSPKSQNKRG from the exons ATGGCGAAGCGCGAATTATCAACCACATTGAAGAATCTGAAG TTTATGCAAAGAGGTGCTAATAAAGAAGAGAAAACCAAAAAGGAAGAACAAGTAATCATACCTGATGGAAATTTTCCATCTTTTATTACTTCAAAAAAATG TATGGTGATAATGGAAGGGGATCCTAGTCCTGGGGCCATTAGAGGTCGAATGTCATTTCAAAGTTTTAATCCTGTAATTGAT AAATTAAACGAGCCAAGAAACATTGATGATGGTGCTACGTGTTCTGGGGATCAAGGAGTAAAGATTTCTAATAG AGAAAATGATGAACCGGTAAGCTTAAACAGTAATAAATCCAGTGGAGACCTCAAAAGGAAACAAGTTGAAGATACGACAGAGGTACAACTTCACGATAAGTCGCCGAATGTTATTGAAGGAAGCCGAAGTTCTTCGTTAAATAACGGTAGAAAAAGTTCTCATAATCCACATAAGCGAGGAAAGCTGGATTTTAATGTTCTAAGATCTCCCAAAAGTCAAAACAAAAGGGGCTGA